A single window of Candidatus Flexicrinis affinis DNA harbors:
- a CDS encoding LysM peptidoglycan-binding domain-containing protein, with translation MQQLSARLVAFAASLIFAALMAGGCLLSASEGAAEPTAIPQLLPSLTPTPTETHTPGPTPEPEFIVVTNTPDPNELAQLTAIAQVVEATIDPIILEVTLTVAAATGIPLTQTAQAEIDFQLPTLSPTLDPTFAVFPTFTPTFQTGGTGDCVHIVAAGQNLFRIGLQYNMSYITLANYNGIANPALIRVGQEIRIPNCGVGQPAPGTVPSTGTGSTESGSFPGTGTGSGVGTTGSTCGPSIVVEQYDTLFAISLRCNVLIRDIQSLNGIVNPDLIYFNSTLRLQ, from the coding sequence ATGCAGCAGCTCAGTGCGCGCCTTGTCGCGTTTGCGGCTTCCCTCATTTTCGCTGCATTGATGGCCGGAGGATGTCTGTTGTCTGCCAGCGAAGGTGCAGCCGAACCGACGGCGATCCCGCAGCTGTTGCCCAGCCTGACACCGACGCCGACCGAGACCCATACGCCCGGCCCCACGCCTGAGCCGGAGTTCATCGTCGTCACCAATACGCCGGACCCGAACGAGCTGGCACAGCTCACGGCGATCGCGCAGGTGGTCGAGGCGACCATCGACCCGATCATTCTCGAAGTCACGCTGACCGTCGCGGCAGCGACCGGAATCCCCCTGACGCAGACCGCGCAGGCCGAGATCGATTTCCAACTTCCCACGCTCAGCCCGACGCTCGACCCGACGTTCGCGGTGTTCCCGACCTTCACGCCGACATTCCAGACGGGCGGCACCGGCGACTGCGTGCACATTGTGGCCGCAGGGCAGAACCTGTTCCGCATTGGCTTGCAGTACAACATGTCGTACATCACGCTGGCGAACTACAACGGTATTGCCAACCCGGCTCTGATTCGTGTCGGGCAGGAAATCCGCATTCCGAACTGTGGTGTCGGACAACCCGCTCCGGGTACGGTCCCCAGCACCGGGACCGGCAGCACCGAAAGCGGCTCCTTCCCCGGAACGGGAACCGGCTCGGGCGTCGGAACAACGGGCAGCACGTGCGGCCCGTCGATCGTGGTCGAGCAGTACGACACGCTGTTCGCCATTTCGCTGCGCTGTAACGTTCTGATCCGGGACATTCAATCGCTGAACGGGATCGTCAACCCGGATTTGATCTACTTCAACTCGACGCTGCGCCTACAGTAA
- a CDS encoding metal-dependent transcriptional regulator: MSLTSAMQDYLAEAYRLANYQGEQQPVTTSALAEVLGVSAPAVTRMVQRLKEAGYLDHEPYRGVALTSDGEREALKSIRRHRLVERFLTDIMAFGWHEVHDAADSLGAVVSETVVERMAELAGHPVRCPHGEPIPTADGVMPIVRDFPLTEAAPDVPLKVSRVNSHDEDKLRYLDTLGLRTGADFKLVERAPFNGPLKLLIHGDTHFIGHELARVLRVCLPEDFDLA, translated from the coding sequence ATGTCGCTGACGTCAGCAATGCAAGACTATCTGGCAGAGGCTTACCGTCTCGCCAATTATCAAGGCGAACAGCAGCCGGTGACGACCTCGGCGCTGGCCGAGGTGTTGGGCGTAAGCGCACCTGCTGTCACCCGCATGGTACAGCGCCTTAAGGAGGCTGGCTACCTCGACCACGAGCCGTACCGGGGTGTGGCGCTGACCTCTGACGGCGAGCGCGAGGCACTCAAGTCGATCCGCCGGCACCGCCTCGTGGAACGATTCCTGACCGATATCATGGCGTTCGGTTGGCACGAAGTACACGATGCCGCCGACTCGCTCGGCGCAGTCGTGAGTGAAACGGTAGTCGAGCGCATGGCAGAGCTGGCCGGCCACCCGGTGCGCTGCCCGCATGGCGAGCCGATCCCTACCGCCGATGGCGTCATGCCGATCGTGCGCGACTTCCCACTGACCGAGGCTGCGCCGGACGTGCCGCTCAAGGTCAGTCGCGTCAACTCGCACGATGAAGACAAGCTGCGCTATCTCGACACGTTGGGCCTCAGGACCGGCGCCGACTTCAAGCTGGTCGAACGCGCACCCTTCAACGGGCCGCTCAAGCTGCTGATCCACGGCGACACGCATTTCATCGGCCATGAGCTCGCCCGTGTGCTGCGCGTGTGCCTCCCCGAGGACTTCGATCTCGCGTGA
- a CDS encoding acyl-CoA thioesterase: protein MTHDIPAPEGYRYLTVIPIRYGDMDTLGHVNNAKFLTYLEQARVGYFRDQKLWDGSLSERGMIIARAEIDFRAPMTLDDREAYVWTRVSRLGNKSFDMTHVITVMREGQPVVTADSRTVVVVFDYTANATVTMPDAWRSLLLAYEPLLGGPSSG from the coding sequence ATGACACACGACATCCCCGCGCCAGAGGGCTACCGATACCTGACGGTGATCCCCATCCGCTACGGCGACATGGACACGCTCGGCCACGTCAACAATGCCAAGTTCCTGACCTACCTCGAACAGGCGCGTGTCGGGTACTTCCGCGATCAGAAGCTGTGGGACGGCAGCCTGTCGGAGCGCGGCATGATCATCGCCCGCGCCGAGATCGACTTCCGCGCGCCGATGACGCTCGATGATCGCGAGGCCTATGTCTGGACACGTGTGAGCAGGCTTGGCAACAAGAGTTTCGACATGACGCATGTGATCACCGTCATGCGCGAGGGACAGCCGGTCGTGACCGCCGACTCGCGTACCGTCGTTGTCGTGTTCGATTACACGGCGAACGCCACGGTCACTATGCCTGACGCGTGGCGTTCGCTGCTGCTTGCGTATGAGCCGCTGCTGGGCGGACCCAGCTCCGGCTAG
- a CDS encoding NUDIX hydrolase yields the protein MKETLTASKRIYEGRVVTLDIVDVTLPDGNAAKREIVRHPGAVAVVPIDVDGNVILVSQYRTAADHVLIEIPAGTLHPGEDPAECARRELQEEIGYIPRSLTPMGSFFAAPGYTTELIHLFMATDLEHSPLPADHDEFIEVSRMPLRDALEQAQSGMLHDGKSIIGILRVARHLGL from the coding sequence ATGAAAGAGACGCTGACGGCCTCGAAAAGGATCTACGAGGGCCGGGTTGTGACGTTGGACATTGTCGACGTCACGCTGCCGGACGGTAACGCGGCCAAGCGCGAGATCGTGCGCCATCCCGGCGCAGTGGCGGTTGTCCCGATCGATGTGGACGGCAACGTCATCCTCGTATCACAGTATCGCACCGCGGCCGATCACGTACTGATCGAGATTCCGGCCGGCACGCTGCATCCGGGCGAGGACCCGGCGGAATGCGCGCGGCGCGAGCTTCAGGAGGAAATCGGCTACATCCCGCGCTCTTTGACGCCGATGGGGTCGTTCTTCGCCGCTCCCGGCTACACAACCGAGCTGATTCACCTATTCATGGCGACCGACCTCGAACACTCTCCGCTGCCGGCCGACCACGACGAGTTTATCGAGGTCAGCCGAATGCCATTACGGGACGCGTTGGAACAAGCACAGAGTGGCATGCTGCACGACGGCAAATCGATTATCGGCATTCTTCGCGTCGCGCGTCATCTGGGCCTGTGA